The following coding sequences lie in one Leptospira limi genomic window:
- a CDS encoding class I SAM-dependent methyltransferase — METYDKIGINYNKTRKVDQRIASIIEENLQPKGINLKLLDVGAGTGNYSNFFSSKGYNVTALEPSEIMLAQASHNNNIKWIKGSAEDIDIQDNFFDGVFSVLASHHFNNLQLAISEINRTLKSKHFAVIFNADPSLVSKKSWLFDYFEIVFEKAISKYINIESFKSLIQSTANTHVKIIDYPLPDNLTDNFFASGWKKPSLYLDQTFISGISPLASLETNTLNLIQERLENDLKNGTWNNKYGQILEENHFDDGYRFLIWQKP; from the coding sequence ATGGAAACTTACGATAAAATCGGGATTAATTATAATAAAACAAGAAAAGTTGATCAGAGGATTGCTTCTATTATCGAAGAAAACCTACAACCAAAGGGAATTAACCTTAAGTTATTGGATGTTGGTGCTGGAACAGGAAACTATTCGAATTTCTTTTCATCAAAAGGATATAATGTTACTGCACTTGAGCCTTCAGAGATTATGCTTGCTCAAGCATCACATAACAATAACATTAAATGGATAAAAGGTTCCGCCGAAGATATCGACATTCAAGACAATTTTTTTGATGGCGTTTTCTCGGTCTTAGCTTCTCATCATTTTAATAATTTACAATTAGCTATTTCGGAAATAAATCGAACCTTAAAATCAAAACATTTTGCTGTCATTTTTAATGCTGATCCTTCACTAGTTAGCAAAAAATCATGGCTATTTGATTACTTTGAAATTGTTTTCGAAAAAGCTATATCAAAATATATTAATATTGAAAGTTTTAAATCTCTGATTCAATCTACTGCGAATACACATGTTAAAATAATTGATTATCCGCTACCAGATAATCTCACAGATAATTTCTTTGCTTCCGGATGGAAAAAACCATCATTGTATCTTGATCAAACTTTTATATCCGGAATTTCTCCATTAGCTAGCTTAGAAACAAATACATTAAATCTAATCCAGGAAAGATTAGAAAACGATTTAAAGAATGGAACTTGGAATAATAAATACGGACAAATTTTGGAAGAAAACCATTTTGATGACGGATATCGATTCTTGATTTGGCAAAAACCTTAA
- a CDS encoding DUF3806 domain-containing protein — protein MDLNMKKRMIKFLIIFLLIQTNDMTSEPIYKDKNLSIFPLNDMETQQLNDLRAMTLKFCKEKLNKEIKFPISLEDLQLATNHLNKNTDPNITYGIGVIIGDILVQKHNMKWLAVEDEYGRDPVIFVDRTLYYIGTLTLISKRIEDGEKIDIKYLISQIEDHMKKNFKQYKTY, from the coding sequence ATGGATTTAAATATGAAAAAAAGAATGATTAAATTTTTAATTATATTTTTGCTTATTCAAACAAACGACATGACTTCTGAACCTATTTACAAAGATAAAAACTTATCAATTTTCCCATTAAATGATATGGAAACGCAACAATTGAATGATTTGCGAGCCATGACTTTAAAATTCTGTAAAGAAAAATTGAATAAAGAGATAAAATTTCCAATTTCATTAGAAGACCTCCAGTTAGCGACAAATCATTTAAATAAGAATACAGATCCTAATATCACTTATGGAATCGGAGTTATTATCGGCGACATTTTAGTTCAGAAACATAACATGAAATGGCTAGCTGTTGAAGATGAATACGGAAGAGATCCTGTTATTTTTGTAGATAGAACTCTATACTACATAGGTACCCTAACATTAATTTCAAAAAGAATTGAAGATGGCGAAAAAATTGATATTAAGTATTTAATTTCACAAATTGAAGACCATATGAAAAAAAATTTTAAGCAATATAAAACTTATTAA